A single Acidobacteriota bacterium DNA region contains:
- a CDS encoding sodium/solute symporter (Members of the Solute:Sodium Symporter (SSS), TC 2.A.21 as described in tcdb.org, catalyze solute:Na+ symport. Known solutes for members of the family include sugars, amino acids, nucleosides, inositols, vitamins, urea or anions, depending on the system.), whose product MGFSAIDYIVLLLYLVGITVFGTLFRRTQKTVKDYFVGAKNIHWLVISLSIVATETSTLTLVGVPAIAYATYKHPEQGGNLTYLQVVIGYIIARIIISLLFIPAYFQGELLTAYELLKQRFGVGTKNFAASLFLIMRALAEGVRIYAASIVLSAVLKSSFPSQPNLWLWSIIIVGLLTLVYTFEGGIAAVIWTDLVQLIIYVGGSLLAAYMLIKLVPGGWNEIAAQATAAGKFQIVSFSWDFSLPFTFWAGLLGGTFLTMASHGTDQLLVQRLFTCRDMRDSQKALIFSGFFVFFQFALFLLIGVMLFAYYKAYPLAVPLASNDEVFPNFIVQRLPHGISGLVIAAIFAAAMSNLSGSLNSLASTTVLDFYKPLVKPHADDASLLKLSRWLTAAWGVLLILIAIISRNWGSVFTVGLTLASLVYGTMLGAFLLGVLTKRANQRGVICGMLASLVTMTAVKFYTTIAWTWYVLIGTVVCLVVGYSLSALLPAKQTE is encoded by the coding sequence ATGGGATTCTCTGCCATTGATTACATCGTCTTACTGCTTTACCTCGTGGGCATCACGGTTTTTGGCACGCTCTTCCGGCGCACGCAGAAAACCGTCAAGGATTATTTCGTCGGCGCGAAAAATATTCATTGGCTGGTCATCAGCCTTTCGATTGTCGCCACAGAAACCAGCACGCTGACGCTGGTCGGTGTGCCCGCGATTGCCTATGCGACTTACAAGCACCCCGAGCAGGGCGGCAATCTGACGTATCTACAAGTCGTCATCGGCTACATCATCGCGCGCATTATCATCAGCCTGCTGTTCATCCCAGCCTATTTTCAAGGCGAATTGCTGACGGCGTATGAGTTGCTCAAGCAGCGCTTCGGCGTCGGTACGAAAAATTTTGCGGCCTCGCTGTTTTTGATTATGCGGGCGCTGGCCGAGGGCGTGCGGATTTATGCAGCCTCCATCGTGCTGAGCGCGGTGCTGAAATCGAGCTTTCCCAGTCAGCCGAATCTGTGGTTGTGGTCAATTATCATCGTTGGTTTGCTGACGCTGGTTTACACCTTTGAAGGCGGCATCGCGGCGGTGATCTGGACGGACTTGGTGCAACTGATCATCTATGTCGGCGGTTCGTTGCTGGCGGCGTATATGCTGATCAAGCTGGTACCGGGCGGCTGGAACGAAATTGCGGCGCAAGCGACGGCGGCGGGCAAATTCCAGATCGTCTCATTTAGTTGGGATTTCAGTTTGCCATTCACCTTCTGGGCGGGTTTGTTGGGCGGAACGTTTTTGACGATGGCCTCGCACGGCACGGATCAATTGCTGGTGCAGCGGCTTTTCACTTGCCGCGACATGCGCGATAGCCAGAAGGCGCTGATCTTCAGCGGCTTTTTTGTTTTCTTCCAGTTCGCGCTCTTCCTGCTGATCGGCGTGATGCTGTTTGCGTATTACAAAGCCTATCCGCTGGCGGTGCCGCTGGCGAGCAATGACGAAGTCTTTCCGAACTTCATCGTGCAACGCTTGCCACACGGCATCTCTGGGCTGGTGATCGCGGCGATTTTTGCGGCAGCGATGTCAAACCTGAGCGGCTCGCTCAATTCGCTCGCTTCGACGACGGTGCTCGACTTTTACAAACCGCTGGTGAAACCGCATGCCGACGATGCCAGTTTGCTCAAACTTTCGCGCTGGCTGACGGCAGCTTGGGGCGTGTTGCTGATTCTGATCGCCATCATCTCGCGCAACTGGGGGTCGGTGTTTACCGTAGGGTTAACGCTGGCTTCCTTGGTTTACGGCACGATGCTGGGCGCGTTCCTGCTGGGCGTACTGACAAAACGCGCCAACCAGCGCGGCGTGATCTGCGGCATGCTGGCCTCGCTGGTGACGATGACGGCGGTCAAGTTTTACACGACGATTGCGTGGACCTGGTATGTGTTGATCGGGACGGTCGTTTGTTTGGTAGTGGGATATTCGCTCAGCGCTTTGCTGCCAGCCAAGCAGACCGAATAG
- a CDS encoding SPOR domain-containing protein, which yields MKNRPTFSLSFLTICLVLVLAATALAQAGRFALQFGAYPTRSEAEEKMAQLKAAGLDVYLVKSNVAGKGVFYRVRTGNFASRAAAEQKGQQLKAQGAFSEYYVANYEKPDAEAPANVASNTPKTTAAPPMIKPAPTAPAPVNTAPPTAKSKEQPNTASTATLTPNSTTTSKPTANTTPVSASSTMPPATAAANPPATATSNPAGNPANAGAGYSRYQDQAAGYSFEIPQYWVGGSLNSNEMQSQKVSAGAMFKSNEDAAFLNAIWNKLDKANSPDHDNDMIVDLILKSMGSGNGIQNMQALSRRVVTEGQQIKTFLDLKAAFQVPNQPAPLDFIGKGVIIRANKGILLLVTFFSKDAPQTVALTADHIIQTARTPE from the coding sequence ATGAAAAATAGACCCACGTTTTCACTCTCGTTTCTGACAATCTGTCTCGTGCTGGTGTTGGCCGCGACCGCATTGGCCCAGGCCGGACGTTTTGCCCTGCAATTCGGCGCCTATCCGACGCGCAGCGAAGCCGAAGAAAAAATGGCGCAACTCAAAGCCGCAGGCCTGGACGTTTATCTGGTCAAAAGCAACGTGGCCGGCAAAGGCGTCTTTTACCGCGTGCGCACCGGCAATTTCGCCAGCCGTGCCGCCGCCGAACAAAAAGGCCAGCAACTCAAAGCACAAGGCGCCTTCAGCGAGTATTACGTCGCCAACTACGAAAAGCCCGATGCCGAAGCGCCTGCGAATGTGGCAAGCAATACGCCCAAAACAACCGCCGCGCCGCCCATGATCAAGCCCGCGCCAACAGCGCCCGCGCCCGTTAACACAGCGCCCCCAACGGCCAAATCCAAAGAGCAACCCAACACGGCCAGTACGGCCACATTGACGCCGAACTCGACGACTACGTCGAAACCTACAGCGAATACGACGCCCGTCAGCGCATCGTCCACAATGCCACCGGCCACTGCTGCCGCCAACCCGCCCGCAACCGCTACGAGTAATCCGGCGGGCAATCCGGCCAATGCTGGCGCGGGATATTCGCGGTATCAGGATCAAGCGGCGGGCTATTCATTTGAAATTCCGCAATACTGGGTTGGCGGTTCGCTCAATTCCAATGAGATGCAGTCGCAGAAAGTCAGCGCCGGGGCGATGTTCAAATCGAATGAAGACGCGGCCTTTCTGAACGCCATCTGGAACAAGCTCGACAAGGCCAACAGCCCCGATCACGACAACGACATGATCGTGGACTTGATCCTCAAGAGCATGGGTTCCGGCAACGGCATTCAGAACATGCAGGCCCTCTCGCGCCGCGTCGTCACCGAAGGCCAACAGATCAAAACCTTCCTGGATTTGAAAGCGGCCTTTCAGGTGCCCAACCAACCGGCCCCGCTCGATTTCATCGGCAAAGGCGTCATCATCCGCGCCAACAAAGGCATCTTGCTGCTGGTCACGTTCTTTTCCAAAGATGCGCCGCAAACTGTCGCCCTGACGGCTGACCACATTATTCAAACAGCCCGGACGCCGGAATAA